Genomic window (Arcobacter aquimarinus):
TAGGAGTTAAAGATTGAGCAATTTCTTTATTTGCTGCTGCTTGAGCTTTTGCTTCAATAGTTACAGCATCTGCTCTACCTTGTGCTTCAATTCTTCTAGCTTCAGCTTCTCCATTTGCAAGGGCTGCTCTTTTTTCAGCTTCTTGTTTTGCTCTTAAAACTTCGTATCTAACTCTTTCAGATTCTTGATTTGCAATTTGAACTCTTTCAATTTGCTCTTTAATTTTTGCTGGAAGAACAATTTCTCTTAATTGAACTGATTCAATTGAAACTGGTTTCCCATCAAGTGATTCAATTTGTGATCTAATTCCATTTTCAATCATAGTAGCAATTTCATTTCTTTTTGTTGGTAACTCTTCTGCATTAAATCCACCAACAACGTTTCTCACAATATTTCTTACCACAGGATTTACAATTTTATCTTCCCAAGCTGATCCCCAAGTTGCAATAGTTGCAGGAGCACCAGATGCTGTTAATCTATATTGAACAGTAAGTTCAATAGAAACAGGTAATCCTCTTGCATCTAAAATATTAATTGCAGGATTACTTTTAATACTTTGGTCAAATCCAGTACTAGTTTCAATA
Coding sequences:
- a CDS encoding SPFH domain-containing protein; translation: MPIDNDYFKNRQQQNNGGGGNGGNFQPPFETPEIFKNFGKKAGMLYLVIIIIGALFLFKPFMTIESGNVGIKQTLGKYDEQPLNPGFHFILPGYQKVTVVDTKVRLMNFATIETSTGFDQSIKSNPAINILDARGLPVSIELTVQYRLTASGAPATIATWGSAWEDKIVNPVVRNIVRNVVGGFNAEELPTKRNEIATMIENGIRSQIESLDGKPVSIESVQLREIVLPAKIKEQIERVQIANQESERVRYEVLRAKQEAEKRAALANGEAEARRIEAQGRADAVTIEAKAQAAANKEIAQSLTPNLLHMQQIEVQGKFNEALRENKDAKIFLTPGGSTPNIWVDTKDKSRDAAINQ